The Rhodamnia argentea isolate NSW1041297 chromosome 7, ASM2092103v1, whole genome shotgun sequence genome contains the following window.
CTGCAAAGGTAGTAAATAGGACTGTGCCAAAAATCTCTTCATAGTGCTTTCAATTGTCTCAACAACTATTACTTCGGTGTCTGAAAGCCAAAAGATCATAAACTCCATTTCACGAAAACATGAAAAGGAACTAGCAAAGGGATATCAATTGCTTCAAGATATAATTTCTAGAATCACAAGAAGATTATCATCTAACGTTACTATATTACAATTTGAGATTATCACCATCCACATTTTGCTGTTAAAGAGTGGCTTTTCATGCCCTAGCAATTTTAGCATCAACTAGTGTTAGGTAGGAAATTGAAAGCCAAAAGATCATCACcttcaaaacatgaaaaggaacTAGCAAAGGGATATCTATTGCTTCAAGATATTATTTCTAGAATCACAACAACTTGAGATTATCACCATCCACATTTTGATGTTAAAGAGTGGCTTTTCATGCTCTAGCAATTTTAGCATCAACTAGTGTTACGTAGGAAATTGAAAAAGCAGTAGTGGGATAAACAAGATTACCATGTCAAGATCAGGTGATGCTCCAAAACACCTGTACGTGTGTTCCTCAGAATTATGTATTTTGGGCTGTGTAGTCATCTGCTCAACATTCTTTGATGAACATGCACAAAGATTATCAATCACCTTTTGAATCACATCAGTTTCTCTTTCCTTCAAGTCGTAGGCACCACTTAAACATGAATAGAGAAGTAACTCCGACAGATTATGCAAAGTTGAAACAAGCATCTGCCCATCCATCTTTGGGATTACTGATCCCCTATCCCAATTGGCAAGCCCAGGAGAATTGTCTACTGCAGTGGTTGATTCCAACACATGCTTCATAGAAAGGAGCAACCCTGCAGGTGGATCCATTTTCAAAGAATCATTCTCATTTGTACTCACATCAGAGACATGATGGGTGGGCATGTGCCCTTTGTCAGAAGTCACATCACCTTCTCCTGAACTCTGCTGTGTGGGATGAGAAGGTTTAGCACTAGAATCACCGATTGATTCTTGGCACATAATGCAATGTCCAGTAGATTCCCCATCATCATTAGAAAATGGTACATGTTCTAAATCACTCAAGCAAATATCCTCAGTATCATTGGATCTTCCCTCTCTGCCCGACGGATTAACAAAGGCATGAAGCACTGAGGGTGACATTGAAGTTCTGTTACTACACCCACCTTTATATAGTACTTTTCCTGCCCTTGGTTTATCAGAGGAGACCTTAGTAGGATATAAGGTATTGCCAACAATTCGAAGGTCCTGTAGCAGATCAATACCGCTTAGTTCTGGTTCCTCCCCGTGCTTTGGGTGTGCAATTGCTTCTTTCCAGCAAGGAGAGTCCACAGCATGTTCAAACTGACATAAACCCACAGAGGGACTCCCAGCAGAATTCAAGGCATTATTAACCTTCGATGGCAAACTAAATCTGTCTAATGTTACATAAGGATTTCCAGATCCAGATTTAGCAACAATGTGCTTTTCAGCAAATTGCATAGTGCGATTATGCTCAAGTGCTaacttaaattgatccaatgtCAAGGAATCTTCAAATCCAAAATTTGCCCCAGCTAAATGACGAAATGCATCTTTAGAATCACGTTTTCCATTTGACCAGTCATCATCTTCGGGATGGCGTGGTTCCTCAAAGGTAAAATCACTGCTTCCTAGGTGGATCCCAAGATCTGCAGTATCAAAGAGTGATTCACTTCCACAAGCTCGCACGAGTGGAGGCTTGTTTACACTAGATAGCAGAATGCTAGCATAGCACTCATTAGCGAAGTCTCTACCATCTTTATGATCTCCTGTAGAAAATTCACCAGCTCGAGAGCTAAAGCCATCAAATGAGGATCCAACGGTGTGCGCAAGCAAAGGTTTCACATCACAGTTCCCATCATTCACGCTAGAATCATGCTGTGACACACTTTTCCCAAGACTTGTACCATCAAACCGTGACCTGCTTCCAAAAGCTTGCACGGACAGAGGCTCATTTGCATTAGACAAAATAAGGTGAGCATAGAGCTCATTAGCACTATTCTTGCGATCTCCGACAGTAACTTCACCAGTTTGAGGGCTAAAACCATCAATTGGGAATCCTATTGTGGTTGCAGGCAATAATTTGGCAACAGAGTCCCCATCATTCACACTAGAACCATGCTGTAGCACACCTTTCCCAAGACTGGTACTATCAAGCTGTGACTTGCTTCCAAAAGCTTGCACAGACCAAGGCTCATTCACATTAGACAGCATAACGCCAGCATAGAGCTCATTAGCACGATCTCTACCATTCTCGTGATCTCCAATAGAAACTTCACCAGTTCGAGGCCTAAAACCATCAATTGGAAATCCCATTGTGGGTGCAGGCATAGATTTCACTACAGAGTTACCATCATTCATGAATGAACCACGCTTTAGCCCACCTTTCCCAAGATTGGTGCCATCAAGTGGTAATTCACTACCTTGCAGGGACTGAGGCTCATTGACGCTGGATAGAATAACACCAGCATAATACTCATTAGCACTGTGTCTACCCTTCGTTTGACCTCCTAATAAAACTTCACCAGTTCCCGAGACAAATCCATCAGCTGGAGGTCCCATCTGGGGTGCAGCAAAAGATTCCAAAATCATATTCCCACCATATGCACTTGAAACATGATTTACCGCAACATTTTCATCTATATGAGCGTATGGCCACTGTTTCTTCCCAAGATTCGAAGATAACTCTGGTATTGCTGCCCGAGGATGAGTTTCATGAAACACCCTAGGCAAATCCAAGCTTGAATTTGATGCTGGATGACCAAAACATATAAGGATGATGTCAGAGACTGAGTAAGCATAATCTTTTGCAAGCAAGAAATCACTTACCATCCACATGTTTTCCGCTTAAAAATCCTCCATGCTTTTCCCAACTCAAAAGACCATCACTATGAGAACCTCCTGCACATGTACTCAAACCATTAGACGTATGATGAAGTCCTCAAGAACACAAGGAGGAAAGAACATATAACCTGATCTCTCTGCTTTCTTAACTTCATTTGTGCTAGTTTGTTTACATAACTAATTCGATTCAAACCAGAACACAGGAAAAACACTATTGACCATTTGTGCGTGAAGAACCGTGTACAGCAACATTATTACATTATtatcagaaaaagaagaaaagaatcagGATGAGCATACCTCCGTTCGGACAAGTTTCAGTTATTAATGGAGCTGCAATTGGCTCCTTCAAGCAGTAACTCCCACCTATTTCCTCACTTTTACCATGATGTCTCAGTGgatgctcattccaaaggccaCTTGATTCAGCTGCATCTCCCGAACTCACACTTTTGCTTTGATCATCATGAGGCAACTTATCAAAATTTGCATCAAAGGGAGAAGATATTCTGCCATAATCACACTGACTAGCCAGCCCAGAGGGAGCACCCTGAACCCCCCCAGACGACCCATAGAAGGGGTAACACGTATCGCTTTCCATGACGGTCCTCCTCAAGGCATCGCAACGACGACCAAACTTATCATTCAATCCAACATCAACAGAGTTCCATGAAGGTAAAGGCACATTTTCTCCGTTAACAGTCTCCACACCCGAGTAACCGTAGGCATTTAAATAAGTCCCTATATCAAGCTCCAGGTTCGATGCGGGAAACCAATCAGTTCTTGCATTAGGAGGGCATGGATTCACCCAAGTGTTGTGCGAAGAATTCACGGGTCCTTGATCAAACGGCGGCTGTACAGAATCCACATAAAATGGTATCGAATTGGGATATGGGTCCAACTGGGGGATCGTAAAAGGAGGCGCAAACGCCGATAAGTTCGACGACGAGCACGAGCCTCCATTTGTAGGCCAATTACTCATTCTTTTTGTTATCCTTCGGATTTTTCCAAACTGGACAGATGATCAGGGGCCAACCGATCAAAACCCACAAGAAATCTGCATCAAAGGAACGATTTTTACGATGGTCGAAGCGAAAGACAACGATCAAGAGACGAACACAGCACGATGTTGCATCGACATCGTAGAGGGCGAGGGCGAAGTGGTTCCGATTCTCCAGCTAAATTACTCGCTAAAAACCATGGAACGGAccgaagaaaagaacaaagcaaGACAAACGGGAAGATCCAAGACCCGTACCGAGAGAGATGAGAGCTCCGATCGCGAGCGGAAGCTGCGAAAGAGAAGCAAGAGTTGCGTCTTCTCCACTGCAAAAGAAACGCCCCCCCCTCCTCCCTCGCCCTGTATGATCACCGTCACTGAAGTCGCTCTCTGTatttcttctcctctttttgGCACTCTTTATTCGTCCCGCGACGAAATTACGGAAATGACCCTCCGGATGATCGAACACTTGGCGCCATGTCACGCCGTGAAAATGGCATGCTTCCTGCCTTAATAAACGCAAACTTGTTATCACTTCCGGTCTACATTAGCATGAACTAATCTTTTCTTAATGatcatctgaaaaaaaaaaaagataacaatgAACCAAAACTCCTTGCTTGTATCCATactgataaaataaaaaaattgggcaaattaagttgatttatttcgcaaaaaaacaAGATCATGGGTGGACTAATCTCGTGAACAATCCCTACCATAAGTCACTACTCCGATCCAACATCATGTGCAAGACGGTCAACGAGTTCAATCGAGAGGTGACCTTACCCACGGGCGGTTTGCAATAGATAGAGATTGGATCTTTCTtcaatctttatttatttaatactTAATGTTTAAGGGAATGGACATACAATGAAAAGCGCGTTCCCAAAGACACGCCTCTTTTTTAAGAGGATTTGTGATTGTCCGATTAATCAGTTCTTCGAAAGATTTATCGGACCATGGAGCACTCAATTCAAGGCGATCTTGGATGTTTTAAATACGCCAgcatttaaaaattgatttattGTTTGTATAATCAATTCTTTCAGAGATGAGGGTAAGACCAGGATAATCACTGGTAAATGGCCCTTTTGGAATCCACTCAAGGCCGACATATATTGTACATGTTGACCTTCATGGCCTGCCGAATACCACTCACTGTTTTATGGATCAATCCTAAGGCCAGACGTTTGCTTGAATCTCTAGAACAAATGCTTCTCATTCAGTGAATCCTTGCCACCCTTTAAAGAGATCATCAAATCATCCCCAAAATCCATGAGAGTGAGCTTGACCCGTGAGTAAAGACTAAAGAGGGTGAAACTTAACTTtgctttgaagaaaatgaagcatATGGTCTCTCAAATTTAACTCGATATGCAATGTGTTctccaaaatttgaatttgttcaatgcggCTCCCGcactttagcctaatgtgcaatatcgtccttaaacttttaatttgttcattatgGTTCCCGAACTTTTGATAACTGTCCAAACTAATCCCTAAACTTTGTGAAAATAATCAATGTTATtgttccattaatttaagtttaaggacaacattgaacatcttcatatagttCGGAGGTTAGTTTGATCATGTACCataagttcggggaccatatcGAACAGATTACAATCTCAGGGGCAACATTGTACATTGAGTTCAAGTTCATGTACCACcgtgaacaaattaaaagttcaagtacCACATTGCATGGTGAGTCATAGTGCAaagactatttatgtcattttccccttttgcTTTATTCAACTGCAGCATCTACCAATCGAGAAAGTACCTCCACAACAATAACAAAGTGGTACAGTGATAAATGATCCCCCTATCACAAACCCTACTCAGTACTCACCTTCAAAGAAGCCTTCAAGATCTCCATTTAGTGAGATGGAGAAAAAAGGCCTATGAATACAAGCTTTCATTGAGTTGCCCAAATGGATTTGGGACCTGCAAAGACTTCCATTACTGCAAAAGACAAAATTTCCAGCTGACAGACTCAAATTTCCTTCATGAGATCAGCTTTGATAAATTTCCCTTTTGGATCCACTGGCCATAGACAAGGTCTTACCAACTCAAGGATGAGATTAGCATTATCACATAAGCTCCTACCTTCAACAAGGACAGCTTGTTTACCACTCATGAATTGATGTAGTAATGCTTCTGACCTATCTATCGGTAAGATGCTTTTGTGATGCATTTGGCAAAATCAAATCATCGaggtctttttttcttttttccataattAATCATATTATTTGTTTCTcgatacaaaaatatttttcaaatatcgacaCACCTTGTTCCCGTAAAAAATTTGgacatcattttcttaaaagggATAATAGTATCACACAaagcgtgaaaaaaaaaatcgttaatAATTAATAATGAGCTATTTACGGGAATATCCTATGCCTTATAAACATGGAAATATAAGCAAATTCATATGAACGCACAATCCATCGTGTTGTAATAGAATTGTACAGAAAAATCTGTAATGACGCGAATTAGACTGAGTTTATCTCAAGTTATATGAGTTGTACTCAATATCACATGAACGATCAATCGTTTTGGCGAACTGACGGTACTTGACGGTCCGCACGCCCTTAGACTTGTCCCCATCAAATGGGATTGAAGTCAAGTTCGGGTGGTCCTAGACAGTGGCATTTAATGATGAAGTCTGGTCCTGCTTGATTCGCCCGACGCAGGCCGTTTTTCAAATGATGGCAGATTTAAGCAACAAGTTAGGCCAAATCGAGAGTCGGGACCAGCTCGGCCAGCCCAGCAATCGCGTTCGCTCCATTTGCAGTATCGCTTGGTAGTCGACCTACTGATCTTAATGTGCTAAGATTATTGCAGCAACTAGGTTTAGGTCACGCTAAACCAGCTTTTCTGGAATAATCTCTCAATGCCAATGTCCGGAGTCAGCATCTAATTTCACCAGAAGAATTGACTCGTAGAGCATGACAGCAAGTCAAACACATAAGGCAAGCGAAAGCTAGTCTGAACTAGAAGTATGGCATGATCCaacaacaaaaagtaaaaatgaatCTTTCCACGGCTTTTGCTGCCTCACTTAAGAGTACGACAGCAGCATCGTGAACTGACCATTTCTGAGATATCTTCTTCCAAGATCATTCCTGTGTATACATACACAGATTGTGCAGCAGAAACAGCAGAAACATCAGGGCGAACCCAGAAGTGAACAGATGAATACGACTTGTATTTTGTTATGGAAAGTGCAGAACATAAAACATGAACCCCAACGAATGAATCTGTCGAACTGCATCAAAAAAGTCGCGAACTGATCGATTCACTGTGCATTTGGATTTTCACCTGCTCACCCTATTACCCACCACTTCTTCCTCGCACGCCGTGATGGcaacaaaagaacaaatgaaTGCTCTCACCCAGAAAATCTTCTTAAAAGGAGCACAGCATCACTCAAAAATAAACAAGGAAAGAAGATTCTGAAGCGTCCCAAAGGAATCTCCTGGCCgcaccgccgccgcctccaaGACGACCGGCCCTCCCCCGCGGCAACAGCTGCTCTGCTAGCCTCGCCACCGCCAAGGCATACTCCTCCAGTAGCTCCGCCGCAATCACCACCGtcatcatcctctctctctctctctctctctctctctctctctctctctctgaggcaGCCCTATGTCGGAAGAGTTCGAACGTGAATACAATGTGGATGACATAGATGAAGCCATTTTTATAAGAAAACGAAGAAATCTCCTTCGCTCTGTGACTTTAGGTGTGGGGTACTTCGGTTCGGATTACATGTTATGTGGTTATGAATTATGTGATGTGTAACTTTTGTTATAAGGAGTGTTCGTTCATATTTAGCTTACGCGCTAACTATAATCATTAAAGCTCCATAGATTCACGTTCGAGTTTCTCTTCGGTCCGACTAGGAAGGATGCCGCTCCTGGTGACGTGGCATCTGCTGATTGGCTGGTTCGGGgtgtgtggggggggggaggaaggAGCGACGTCCCGGAGCTGCTCAGGTAGCACGCGCATTTTTCTTTGGCGGATGTTCTGGCTTTGTCGGAATAATACTGTGAcgtaataaaattaaaaaaaccaggGAGTCAAATATGAAATCCATACATCAATTGacccgaagaagaagggaagagatAAAGTCGAAGGAAAAGGCATGTGATCTGCTAGTTGAACTTTCGAAAGTGTTTCCGTCTATATCTAATTTCGGAGTGACAAGGTTCGAGGTTGGCCCTTATCAGCTGCAAGTGGGACTTGCGATGCTCGACACGACCCGTTGACACGATACGAAAAAGACTCGAGGTAAAACACGAGTTATAGGGAGAAAATCATAATACGGCATGACACGAAACGTTAATTAATTTTGTCGGTCCAAACGAAATCAACACTTGCTATCGTAATCTAATCATGCCTCGCTTTTGTGCGAAGGCTACATTCGATTTGGAATCGAGAAAAAGCCGGATCCCTAATTTCACTATATCaagaatcaaaatatttgaaACCCCATAGCCAGAAGAAGGAAGGACATCAGATAAAGGACAGCGGTAACTCCTGAATCTGGAGCCACTTGGCATTCCAATCCAGTTCCAACAAAGCGGTTCTCGAACCGAGAGAGTGGAACTACTTGGCGTTGCACATTCAAACtcattgaagctcgattcgcatCGTTATGCTCGATAAAATGAATGAGAGGCCTATAAAATCCAAATCATAGAGGGAAAAATCAGAATATGACACGATATAGCAAATAACTTAATTTatgttcaagaatttgtggaaaATGAACCGAATTCGCCCATTGACACCTCCCTTGACAAACACCATTATGACACGCTGATATAAACTGTTGGCCCTAATTATGAGTTATCACATGAACGTAAATTGTCTTTCCAAGAGAAAATCATTACCTTAATTTTTGCTAGGTTGTGAAATAAGGATCAATTATTATTGAGACACTCTCCCACCTTATCATGCTCAGTGAAAAGACCTTTGATTGGTAATCATTTCTCCTGTCAATTATTCAGTCATCACTTAAGATATCAATCTTCACGTTGTGTAAAATACTTATAATATCTCTgaccaaaaaccaaaagaaaaaattgcttATAATATCACTTCAAACTCATCTATTTCGAAATACTTTCGCTCTCTTATGAAAACTAAATAAACAGTAAGAAATTTCAATTGCAAGGCACCTACATATTTTCACAAGTTCATTTAAGTTACTTGGTCTCGT
Protein-coding sequences here:
- the LOC115726819 gene encoding uncharacterized protein LOC115726819 isoform X1; the protein is MSNWPTNGGSCSSSNLSAFAPPFTIPQLDPYPNSIPFYVDSVQPPFDQGPVNSSHNTWVNPCPPNARTDWFPASNLELDIGTYLNAYGYSGVETVNGENVPLPSWNSVDVGLNDKFGRRCDALRRTVMESDTCYPFYGSSGGVQGAPSGLASQCDYGRISSPFDANFDKLPHDDQSKSVSSGDAAESSGLWNEHPLRHHGKSEEIGGSYCLKEPIAAPLITETCPNGGGSHSDGLLSWEKHGGFLSGKHVDASNSSLDLPRVFHETHPRAAIPELSSNLGKKQWPYAHIDENVAVNHVSSAYGGNMILESFAAPQMGPPADGFVSGTGEVLLGGQTKGRHSANEYYAGVILSSVNEPQSLQGSELPLDGTNLGKGGLKRGSFMNDGNSVVKSMPAPTMGFPIDGFRPRTGEVSIGDHENGRDRANELYAGVMLSNVNEPWSVQAFGSKSQLDSTSLGKGVLQHGSSVNDGDSVAKLLPATTIGFPIDGFSPQTGEVTVGDRKNSANELYAHLILSNANEPLSVQAFGSRSRFDGTSLGKSVSQHDSSVNDGNCDVKPLLAHTVGSSFDGFSSRAGEFSTGDHKDGRDFANECYASILLSSVNKPPLVRACGSESLFDTADLGIHLGSSDFTFEEPRHPEDDDWSNGKRDSKDAFRHLAGANFGFEDSLTLDQFKLALEHNRTMQFAEKHIVAKSGSGNPYVTLDRFSLPSKVNNALNSAGSPSVGLCQFEHAVDSPCWKEAIAHPKHGEEPELSGIDLLQDLRIVGNTLYPTKVSSDKPRAGKVLYKGGCSNRTSMSPSVLHAFVNPSGREGRSNDTEDICLSDLEHVPFSNDDGESTGHCIMCQESIGDSSAKPSHPTQQSSGEGDVTSDKGHMPTHHVSDVSTNENDSLKMDPPAGLLLSMKHVLESTTAVDNSPGLANWDRGSVIPKMDGQMLVSTLHNLSELLLYSCLSGAYDLKERETDVIQKVIDNLCACSSKNVEQMTTQPKIHNSEEHTYRCFGASPDLDMSASTNIPPVASAFSVNIPSQIDNHCAIDKKRQHTGFDNEDGSSSELSSSRDNALIYKDDAMTQAIKKILSENFEVKDDSQPQIGLFKNLWLEAEATLCSMNYKARFNRMKIEMDKSRSKELKDSLGNTLDVENSSDIGVSIQSNEDDKLLVGTRSCEKPEKLNALVQSPTVVSTIGSTIDPTNNLLALSCRPHNSSTESTPDVEEQGPLKVSPGLSRTAELTAGTSKENGSLAPEISLSSPVTGAIFCTDDVEASVMARLKILKRWDESLSSENQTQIPPDSVDLGLALKEDRFPVARENLTEESTNLSGGKLKMESRGGVGDSQILHSRTKDELKNPLSAGWHDCSSDWEHVLKEEILGRDIEP
- the LOC115726819 gene encoding uncharacterized protein LOC115726819 isoform X3, whose amino-acid sequence is MSNWPTNGGSCSSSNLSAFAPPFTIPQLDPYPNSIPFYVDSVQPPFDQGPVNSSHNTWVNPCPPNARTDWFPASNLELDIGTYLNAYGYSGVETVNGENVPLPSWNSVDVGLNDKFGRRCDALRRTVMESDTCYPFYGSSGGVQGAPSGLASQCDYGRISSPFDANFDKLPHDDQSKSVSSGDAAESSGLWNEHPLRHHGKSEEIGGSYCLKEPIAAPLITETCPNGGGSHSDGLLSWEKHGGFLSGKHVDASNSSLDLPRVFHETHPRAAIPELSSNLGKKQWPYAHIDENVAVNHVSSAYGGNMILESFAAPQMGPPADGFVSGTGEVLLGGQTKGRHSANEYYAGVILSSVNEPQSLQGSELPLDGTNLGKGGLKRGSFMNDGNSVVKSMPAPTMGFPIDGFRPRTGEVSIGDHENGRDRANELYAGVMLSNVNEPWSVQAFGSKSQLDSTSLGKGVLQHGSSVNDGDSVAKLLPATTIGFPIDGFSPQTGEVTVGDRKNSANELYAHLILSNANEPLSVQAFGSRSRFDGTSLGKSVSQHDSSVNDGNCDVKPLLAHTVGSSFDGFSSRAGEFSTGDHKDGRDFANECYASILLSSVNKPPLVRACGSESLFDTADLGIHLGSSDFTFEEPRHPEDDDWSNGKRDSKDAFRHLAGANFGFEDSLTLDQFKLALEHNRTMQFAEKHIVAKSGSGNPYVTLDRFSLPSKVNNALNSAGSPSVGLCQFEHAVDSPCWKEAIAHPKHGEEPELSGIDLLQDLRIVGNTLYPTKVSSDKPRAGKVLYKGGCSNRTSMSPSVLHAFVNPSGREGRSNDTEDICLSDLEHVPFSNDDGESTGHCIMCQESIGDSSAKPSHPTQQSSGEGLLLSMKHVLESTTAVDNSPGLANWDRGSVIPKMDGQMLVSTLHNLSELLLYSCLSGAYDLKERETDVIQKVIDNLCACSSKNVEQMTTQPKIHNSEEHTYRCFGASPDLDMSASTNIPPVASAFSVNIPSQIDNHCAIDKKRQHTGFDNEDGSSSELSSSRDNALIYKDDAMTQAIKKILSENFEVKDDSQPQIGLFKNLWLEAEATLCSMNYKARFNRMKIEMDKSRSKELKDSLGNTLDVENSSDIGVSIQSNEDDKLLVGTRSCEKPEKLNALVQSPTVVSTIGSTIDPTNNLLALSCRPHNSSTESTPDVEEQGPLKVSPGLSRTAELTAGTSKENGSLAPEISLSSPVTGAIFCTDDVEASVMARLKILKRWDESLSSENQTQIPPDSVDLGLALKEDRFPVARENLTEESTNLSGGKLKMESRGGVGDSQILHSRTKDELKNPLSAGWHDCSSDWEHVLKEEILGRDIEP
- the LOC115726819 gene encoding uncharacterized protein LOC115726819 isoform X2, with the protein product MSNWPTNGGSCSSSNLSAFAPPFTIPQLDPYPNSIPFYVDSVQPPFDQGPVNSSHNTWVNPCPPNARTDWFPASNLELDIGTYLNAYGYSGVETVNGENVPLPSWNSVDVGLNDKFGRRCDALRRTVMESDTCYPFYGSSGGVQGAPSGLASQCDYGRISSPFDANFDKLPHDDQSKSVSSGDAAESSGLWNEHPLRHHGKSEEIGGSYCLKEPIAAPLITETCPNGGSHSDGLLSWEKHGGFLSGKHVDASNSSLDLPRVFHETHPRAAIPELSSNLGKKQWPYAHIDENVAVNHVSSAYGGNMILESFAAPQMGPPADGFVSGTGEVLLGGQTKGRHSANEYYAGVILSSVNEPQSLQGSELPLDGTNLGKGGLKRGSFMNDGNSVVKSMPAPTMGFPIDGFRPRTGEVSIGDHENGRDRANELYAGVMLSNVNEPWSVQAFGSKSQLDSTSLGKGVLQHGSSVNDGDSVAKLLPATTIGFPIDGFSPQTGEVTVGDRKNSANELYAHLILSNANEPLSVQAFGSRSRFDGTSLGKSVSQHDSSVNDGNCDVKPLLAHTVGSSFDGFSSRAGEFSTGDHKDGRDFANECYASILLSSVNKPPLVRACGSESLFDTADLGIHLGSSDFTFEEPRHPEDDDWSNGKRDSKDAFRHLAGANFGFEDSLTLDQFKLALEHNRTMQFAEKHIVAKSGSGNPYVTLDRFSLPSKVNNALNSAGSPSVGLCQFEHAVDSPCWKEAIAHPKHGEEPELSGIDLLQDLRIVGNTLYPTKVSSDKPRAGKVLYKGGCSNRTSMSPSVLHAFVNPSGREGRSNDTEDICLSDLEHVPFSNDDGESTGHCIMCQESIGDSSAKPSHPTQQSSGEGDVTSDKGHMPTHHVSDVSTNENDSLKMDPPAGLLLSMKHVLESTTAVDNSPGLANWDRGSVIPKMDGQMLVSTLHNLSELLLYSCLSGAYDLKERETDVIQKVIDNLCACSSKNVEQMTTQPKIHNSEEHTYRCFGASPDLDMSASTNIPPVASAFSVNIPSQIDNHCAIDKKRQHTGFDNEDGSSSELSSSRDNALIYKDDAMTQAIKKILSENFEVKDDSQPQIGLFKNLWLEAEATLCSMNYKARFNRMKIEMDKSRSKELKDSLGNTLDVENSSDIGVSIQSNEDDKLLVGTRSCEKPEKLNALVQSPTVVSTIGSTIDPTNNLLALSCRPHNSSTESTPDVEEQGPLKVSPGLSRTAELTAGTSKENGSLAPEISLSSPVTGAIFCTDDVEASVMARLKILKRWDESLSSENQTQIPPDSVDLGLALKEDRFPVARENLTEESTNLSGGKLKMESRGGVGDSQILHSRTKDELKNPLSAGWHDCSSDWEHVLKEEILGRDIEP